One region of Roseicitreum antarcticum genomic DNA includes:
- a CDS encoding YbaB/EbfC family nucleoid-associated protein: MIKGLGGLGGLGDMGKMMKAAQEMQGKMAELQEQLTTITVTGESGAGLVKATATAKGELTALSIDPSIFNPDEKEVVEDLILAAIKDAQGRAADRSREEMGKLTESMGLPADMKLPF; encoded by the coding sequence ATGATCAAAGGTTTGGGCGGACTGGGTGGCCTTGGCGATATGGGCAAGATGATGAAGGCCGCGCAGGAAATGCAGGGCAAGATGGCCGAACTGCAAGAGCAGTTGACCACCATCACCGTTACCGGCGAAAGCGGCGCGGGGCTGGTCAAAGCCACTGCCACCGCAAAGGGTGAACTGACGGCGCTGTCGATCGACCCGTCGATCTTCAACCCCGATGAAAAGGAAGTGGTCGAAGACCTGATCCTGGCTGCGATCAAGGATGCGCAAGGCCGCGCCGCCGACCGGTCGCGCGAAGAGATGGGGAAGCTGACCGAAAGCATGGGTCTGCCCGCCGACATGAAGCTGCCGTTCTGA
- a CDS encoding branched-chain amino acid aminotransferase, producing the protein MAVGKEIITWVDGAWHQGNAPIINAADHAAWLGSAVFDGARQFEGVRPDIDLHAARIIRSAEAMGMIAPVDAATVQGLLEEGCAKFGPGTDLYLRPLMWARDSTPGIIDLVPESTGFSICIETLPMPDPGAFSLTVSPYCRPRPDMALTEAKAASLYANNGRIMAEARARGFSNALSRDFEGNVAETASTNVFMVRDGVVLTPVPNGTFLNGITRQRVMALLRADGVCVQEVTLTVEDFHEASEIFVTGNIAKVMPVARFEDRTLPAGPIAARARELYWDYAHSR; encoded by the coding sequence ATGGCAGTCGGCAAGGAAATCATCACCTGGGTGGATGGCGCATGGCATCAGGGCAATGCGCCGATCATCAACGCCGCCGACCACGCCGCCTGGCTGGGTAGCGCCGTTTTCGACGGTGCGCGCCAGTTCGAAGGGGTGCGCCCCGACATCGACCTGCATGCCGCGCGCATCATCCGCTCGGCGGAAGCCATGGGCATGATCGCGCCGGTGGACGCTGCGACCGTGCAGGGGCTGCTCGAAGAAGGCTGTGCAAAATTCGGCCCGGGCACCGACCTCTATCTGCGGCCGTTGATGTGGGCGCGCGATTCGACGCCGGGCATCATCGACCTCGTGCCCGAAAGCACCGGGTTTTCCATCTGTATCGAAACCCTGCCGATGCCTGACCCGGGGGCGTTTTCGCTGACCGTCTCGCCGTACTGTCGCCCCCGCCCCGACATGGCCCTGACCGAGGCGAAGGCCGCGTCGCTCTATGCCAACAACGGCCGCATCATGGCCGAGGCGCGGGCGCGTGGTTTCTCGAACGCCCTGTCGCGGGATTTTGAGGGGAACGTGGCCGAAACTGCCTCGACCAATGTTTTCATGGTGCGCGACGGCGTGGTGCTGACGCCGGTGCCGAACGGCACGTTCCTCAACGGCATCACCCGGCAGCGGGTCATGGCCCTGCTCCGTGCCGACGGGGTGTGCGTGCAAGAGGTGACGCTGACGGTGGAAGATTTCCATGAAGCGTCCGAAATCTTTGTGACCGGCAACATCGCCAAGGTCATGCCGGTGGCCCGGTTCGAGGATCGCACGCTTCCTGCGGGCCCCATCGCCGCGCGGGCCCGCGAACTTTACTGGGACTATGCCCATTCGCGCTGA
- the rpsU gene encoding 30S ribosomal protein S21, with product MQVSVRDNNVDQALRALKKKLQREGVFREMKLKQHFEKPSEKKAREKAEAIRRARKLARKKLQRENGL from the coding sequence ATGCAGGTAAGTGTTCGTGACAATAACGTCGATCAGGCGCTTCGTGCACTGAAGAAAAAACTTCAGCGTGAAGGTGTGTTTCGTGAAATGAAGCTCAAGCAGCATTTCGAGAAACCGTCCGAGAAGAAAGCCCGTGAGAAAGCCGAAGCGATCCGCCGTGCGCGCAAGCTGGCACGCAAGAAGCTTCAGCGCGAAAACGGCCTTTGA
- a CDS encoding NAD(P)H-quinone oxidoreductase, whose translation MPDTMNVIEITQPGGPEVLRAATRPVPLPGAGQVVIRVAYAGVNRPDALQRAGAYAPPPGASDLPGLEASGIIVAIGPGVDRWRVGDAVCALLPGGGYAEYVATPAAHCLPVPDGLSLQQAACLPETFFTVWSNVFIRGGLQAGERFLVHGGSSGIGTTAIQLANAFGARVFATAGSDAKCAACVAVGAEVAINYRDQDFVEVVRAQGGADLILDMVGGAYLQRNIKALADDGRLVQIAFLQGAKAEVNFAQMMVRRLTLTGSTLRPQSDLAKARIAEALLAQVWPLLQAGRVAPVIDSEFPLADAAAAHAHMESSSHIGKIVLCLRS comes from the coding sequence ATGCCCGATACGATGAATGTCATCGAGATCACCCAGCCCGGCGGGCCCGAGGTGCTGCGCGCGGCCACGCGGCCGGTGCCGCTGCCCGGCGCGGGGCAGGTGGTGATCCGGGTCGCATATGCGGGTGTGAACCGCCCCGATGCATTGCAACGCGCGGGCGCTTATGCCCCGCCGCCGGGCGCGTCCGATCTGCCGGGGCTGGAGGCGTCGGGCATTATTGTCGCCATCGGTCCCGGCGTCGACCGCTGGCGCGTGGGCGACGCGGTCTGCGCGCTGCTGCCCGGTGGCGGCTATGCCGAATATGTAGCCACGCCCGCGGCGCATTGCCTGCCGGTGCCTGACGGGCTGAGCTTGCAACAGGCAGCCTGCCTGCCTGAGACCTTCTTTACCGTCTGGTCCAATGTGTTCATACGTGGCGGCTTGCAGGCGGGCGAGCGGTTTTTGGTCCATGGCGGGTCCTCGGGGATCGGCACCACGGCGATCCAATTGGCAAATGCCTTTGGCGCACGGGTCTTTGCCACCGCCGGGTCGGATGCGAAATGCGCCGCCTGCGTCGCTGTTGGCGCCGAGGTTGCGATCAACTACCGCGATCAGGACTTCGTCGAGGTGGTGCGCGCGCAAGGCGGGGCCGACCTGATCCTCGACATGGTGGGCGGCGCCTACCTGCAGCGTAACATCAAGGCGCTGGCTGATGACGGGCGACTGGTACAGATCGCCTTTCTGCAAGGGGCGAAGGCCGAGGTCAATTTCGCCCAGATGATGGTGCGGCGGCTGACGTTGACCGGATCGACCTTGCGCCCGCAATCCGACCTGGCCAAGGCGCGTATCGCCGAGGCTTTGCTGGCACAGGTCTGGCCGCTGCTGCAGGCCGGGCGCGTGGCGCCGGTGATCGACAGTGAATTTCCGCTGGCCGATGCGGCGGCGGCGCATGCACATATGGAAAGCTCAAGCCATATCGGCAAGATTGTGCTGTGCCTTAGAAGCTAG
- a CDS encoding urate hydroxylase PuuD — protein MMDLAIIGAWLEFAVRWLHVITAMAWIGASFYFIALDLGLRKSPDLPKGASGEEWQVHGGGFYHIQKYLVAPDRLPEHLIWHKWQSYWTWLSGFALLVLVYYLGAEFYLIDPEVMDLAVWQAVGISLASLGLGWLIYDGLCKSRFGGHTTGLMLVLFVLLVIMAWGYTHVFTGRASLLHLGAFTATIMTGNVFFIIMPNQRIVVADLKAGRTPDPKYGKIAKQRSTHNNYLTLPVIFLMLANHYPLAFATEYNWIIASLVFLMGVTIRHFFNTMHATGARPYWTWVLTVILFITIMWLSTAFRDRGEQSVSDLPPVAQQFAQAEGFADVHMIVLGRCSMCHASEPFWPGLRWAPKGVVLETEADVARAARQIYLQAGVGHAMPPRASVMIEDDERAAIVDWYRGAAGG, from the coding sequence ATGATGGATCTGGCAATCATCGGGGCGTGGCTGGAATTCGCAGTGCGCTGGCTGCACGTCATCACCGCGATGGCATGGATCGGCGCCAGCTTCTATTTCATCGCCCTCGACCTTGGCCTGCGCAAATCGCCCGACCTGCCAAAGGGCGCGTCGGGCGAGGAATGGCAGGTGCATGGCGGCGGGTTCTATCATATCCAGAAATACCTCGTGGCCCCCGACCGTTTGCCCGAGCACCTGATCTGGCACAAATGGCAAAGCTACTGGACCTGGCTCAGCGGGTTCGCGCTGCTTGTGCTGGTCTATTATCTGGGGGCCGAGTTCTATCTGATCGACCCGGAGGTGATGGATCTTGCCGTCTGGCAGGCGGTGGGCATCTCGCTGGCCTCGCTGGGCCTTGGCTGGCTGATCTATGACGGGCTGTGCAAATCGCGCTTCGGCGGGCATACCACCGGGCTGATGCTGGTGCTGTTCGTGCTGCTGGTCATCATGGCATGGGGCTATACGCATGTGTTTACCGGGCGGGCGTCGCTGCTGCATCTGGGCGCTTTCACCGCGACCATCATGACGGGCAATGTATTCTTCATCATCATGCCAAACCAGCGCATCGTGGTGGCTGACCTGAAGGCCGGGCGCACGCCGGACCCGAAATACGGCAAGATCGCCAAGCAACGCTCGACTCATAACAACTACCTGACGCTGCCGGTCATCTTCCTGATGCTGGCAAACCACTACCCGCTGGCCTTTGCGACCGAATACAACTGGATCATCGCGTCACTGGTCTTCCTGATGGGGGTGACGATCCGGCATTTCTTCAACACGATGCACGCGACCGGTGCGCGTCCCTACTGGACATGGGTGCTGACCGTGATCTTGTTCATCACCATCATGTGGCTGTCCACCGCCTTCCGCGACCGCGGCGAGCAAAGCGTGTCGGACCTGCCGCCTGTGGCGCAGCAATTTGCACAGGCCGAGGGATTCGCCGATGTGCATATGATCGTGCTGGGCCGCTGTTCGATGTGCCACGCGTCCGAGCCGTTCTGGCCCGGCCTGCGTTGGGCGCCTAAAGGCGTCGTGCTGGAAACCGAGGCCGATGTCGCCCGCGCCGCGCGTCAGATCTACCTGCAAGCAGGCGTCGGCCATGCCATGCCGCCCCGCGCCAGCGTCATGATCGAGGACGATGAGCGTGCGGCAATCGTGGATTGGTATCGCGGCGCTGCGGGCGGCTGA
- a CDS encoding universal stress protein — protein sequence MSDLFLIAVDGSDAGKRALAFGAARAQAGGARVLLAHVLEWSPYSFLTREELAERHMRREQEMARADAAFLAPRKAELAALGLSVETVIRYGHVADALCDIAKEHAATQVFVGRTGQAGVTARLFGSVAGTLSQIAPVPCTIVP from the coding sequence ATGTCGGATCTATTTTTGATTGCCGTTGATGGCAGTGACGCGGGAAAGCGCGCGCTGGCCTTCGGCGCCGCCCGCGCACAGGCCGGCGGCGCGCGGGTTTTGCTGGCGCATGTGCTGGAATGGTCGCCGTATTCCTTTCTCACGCGTGAGGAATTGGCCGAGCGGCACATGCGCCGCGAACAGGAAATGGCCCGCGCCGATGCCGCGTTTCTGGCGCCGCGCAAGGCGGAACTGGCAGCGCTTGGGCTCAGCGTCGAAACTGTAATCCGTTACGGGCATGTCGCCGACGCCCTGTGCGACATCGCCAAGGAGCATGCTGCAACGCAGGTTTTCGTCGGACGGACCGGGCAGGCCGGGGTGACCGCGCGGCTGTTCGGCTCGGTCGCGGGTACCCTGTCGCAGATCGCACCGGTGCCCTGCACCATCGTGCCCTGA
- the recR gene encoding recombination mediator RecR: protein MSQPPTDIEALIALMARLPGLGPRSARRAVLHLIRKRGQVMLPLATAMAEVARSVQECGRCGNLSSTPLCPICTDPRREGAEICVVEDIADLWAMERGGSFRGRYHVLGGTLSALDAVGPEDLRIPALVGRINDEGVSEVILALNATVDGQTTAHYIQDALALTGVRISALAQGVPMGGELDFLDDGTISAALKARKIIPGA, encoded by the coding sequence GTGAGCCAGCCGCCCACCGACATCGAAGCCTTGATCGCGCTTATGGCGCGGCTGCCCGGGCTGGGCCCGCGCTCAGCCCGGCGTGCGGTGCTGCACCTGATCCGCAAACGCGGGCAGGTCATGCTGCCGCTCGCTACCGCAATGGCCGAGGTCGCGCGCAGCGTCCAGGAATGCGGGCGCTGCGGCAACCTGTCCTCGACCCCGCTTTGCCCGATCTGCACCGACCCGCGCCGCGAGGGGGCGGAGATCTGCGTCGTCGAAGACATCGCCGACCTCTGGGCGATGGAACGCGGCGGGTCGTTTCGTGGGCGCTATCACGTTCTGGGCGGCACTTTGTCGGCACTCGATGCCGTGGGGCCGGAAGATCTGCGCATCCCCGCGCTGGTGGGCCGCATCAACGATGAGGGGGTTTCAGAGGTGATCCTGGCCCTCAACGCCACGGTCGATGGTCAGACCACGGCGCATTATATCCAGGATGCGCTGGCCCTGACCGGCGTGCGCATAAGCGCGCTGGCGCAGGGCGTACCCATGGGCGGTGAACTGGACTTTCTGGACGACGGTACGATCTCTGCCGCCTTGAAGGCTCGAAAGATCATCCCAGGGGCGTGA
- a CDS encoding ABC transporter transmembrane domain-containing protein yields MTDTNAAAADQRAKSKKIGALQGLWPFVRPYRALLIAAIVALIATAMISLTLPLAARRVVDGFEARDMVLLNQYFGAAMLIAGLLALGTGVRYYLVTRLGERIVADIRKALFARVIDKSPSFYEKIMTGEVLSRLTTDTTLIQSVIGSSVSIALRNALMLIGGLVLLMLTSPKLTGFVLLLVPAVIVPIVVMGRRLRALSRENQDWIAASSGNASEALSSVQTVQAFTHEAASRRRFDTVTERSFEVARRRIGTRALMTMIVIFLVFTGIVGTLWIGANDVRSGVMTPGELVQFVIYAVIVAGSVGALSEIWSELQRAAGATERLVELLQTIDDVQDPEAPRALPRPVRGEVQFDNVGFHYPTRPGQQALNGVTLTVAPGETVALVGPSGAGKSTIIQLLQRFYDPISGAIRIDGIDLRDMARADFRQAIALVPQDPVIFATSAMDNIRFGNMAASDAEVEAAARAAAAHDFLTALPEGYQTQLGERGVMLSGGQKQRVAIARAILRDAPILLLDEATSALDAESERAVQTAVEKLAHERTTLIVAHRLATVKQADRILVFEGGQIVATGTHDELVSAGGLYARLARLQFTEGMAAA; encoded by the coding sequence ATGACCGACACAAATGCCGCAGCGGCCGACCAACGGGCCAAATCCAAGAAGATCGGCGCATTGCAGGGGCTTTGGCCGTTTGTCCGACCCTACCGCGCCCTGCTGATCGCGGCGATTGTGGCGCTGATCGCCACCGCAATGATCTCGCTGACTTTACCCTTGGCCGCGCGCCGCGTGGTCGATGGGTTCGAAGCGCGCGATATGGTGCTGCTGAACCAGTATTTCGGCGCCGCAATGCTGATCGCGGGCCTGCTGGCGCTGGGAACCGGGGTGCGCTACTATCTTGTAACACGGCTGGGCGAACGCATCGTGGCGGATATTCGCAAGGCGTTGTTTGCCCGGGTGATCGATAAAAGCCCCAGTTTTTATGAGAAGATCATGACGGGTGAGGTGCTGTCCCGCCTGACCACCGACACGACACTGATCCAGTCTGTCATCGGGTCGTCGGTATCCATCGCACTGCGCAATGCGCTGATGTTGATCGGCGGGCTGGTGCTGCTCATGCTGACCTCGCCCAAGCTTACGGGCTTCGTGCTGCTGCTGGTGCCCGCAGTGATCGTGCCGATCGTGGTCATGGGGCGGCGGTTACGCGCCCTGAGCCGCGAAAATCAGGACTGGATCGCGGCGAGTTCGGGCAATGCCTCGGAGGCGTTGAGCTCGGTCCAGACGGTGCAGGCCTTCACGCATGAAGCCGCAAGCCGCAGGCGATTCGACACGGTGACCGAACGCAGCTTTGAAGTGGCGCGCCGCCGCATCGGCACGCGGGCGCTGATGACGATGATCGTGATTTTCCTGGTATTCACCGGCATTGTCGGAACGCTGTGGATCGGCGCAAACGACGTACGCAGCGGGGTGATGACCCCGGGCGAGCTCGTGCAATTCGTGATCTATGCGGTGATTGTTGCCGGGTCGGTTGGCGCGCTGTCGGAAATCTGGTCGGAACTGCAACGTGCCGCAGGCGCGACTGAACGGCTGGTAGAGCTGTTGCAGACCATCGACGATGTCCAAGATCCCGAAGCGCCCCGCGCCCTGCCCCGCCCGGTGCGCGGCGAGGTGCAGTTTGACAACGTCGGCTTCCACTATCCGACGCGGCCCGGGCAGCAGGCGCTGAACGGGGTGACGCTTACCGTCGCACCGGGGGAAACCGTGGCGCTGGTCGGCCCTTCAGGTGCGGGGAAATCGACCATCATCCAGCTGTTGCAGCGGTTCTATGACCCGATTTCGGGCGCGATCCGCATCGACGGGATTGACCTGCGCGACATGGCGCGCGCCGACTTTCGGCAGGCGATTGCCCTGGTACCGCAGGACCCGGTGATCTTTGCGACATCGGCCATGGACAATATCCGCTTTGGCAATATGGCCGCCAGCGATGCCGAGGTAGAGGCTGCCGCCCGCGCCGCCGCCGCGCATGACTTCCTGACCGCCCTGCCCGAAGGGTATCAAACCCAACTGGGCGAACGCGGCGTGATGCTGTCAGGCGGTCAGAAACAGCGTGTCGCCATTGCCCGCGCCATCTTGCGCGACGCGCCGATCCTTCTGCTGGACGAGGCGACATCAGCGCTGGACGCGGAATCGGAACGTGCCGTTCAGACCGCGGTAGAGAAGCTGGCGCACGAACGCACGACCTTGATCGTCGCGCACCGGCTGGCGACGGTCAAACAGGCCGACCGCATTCTGGTATTCGAGGGCGGGCAAATCGTGGCGACCGGCACGCATGATGAGCTGGTATCGGCCGGGGGCCTCTATGCCCGGCTGGCGCGGCTGCAGTTCACCGAAGGCATGGCGGCGGCGTGA
- a CDS encoding COQ9 family protein, producing the protein MTDAEQTTAENQTTADSQAGADSQAGADSQAGAGESATTKATQPGIAALLDAALMHVPFDGWTDATFRAAVADSGLDPVLARALAPRGALDLAVAYHQRGDAQMLDRLRREDLGALRMRDRISAAVRFRLEAVSDKEAVRRAATLFALPQHGAEGARLIWGTADHIWTALGDTSDDINWYSKRTILSGVYSSTVLYWLGDESPDHAETWDFLDRRIDNVMQVEQVKVAVNKSPFLRTVFAGPIWAMGKVRAPLRPARDDLPGGFARAR; encoded by the coding sequence ATGACGGATGCAGAACAGACGACAGCCGAAAACCAGACGACAGCCGATAGCCAGGCGGGGGCCGATAGCCAGGCGGGGGCCGATAGCCAGGCGGGGGCCGGAGAAAGCGCCACCACAAAGGCCACTCAACCCGGCATCGCGGCGCTGCTGGACGCCGCCCTGATGCATGTGCCCTTCGATGGCTGGACCGATGCCACCTTTCGCGCCGCTGTGGCCGACAGCGGTCTGGACCCCGTGCTGGCGCGCGCGCTTGCCCCGCGCGGCGCACTGGATCTGGCGGTCGCCTACCACCAGCGCGGTGATGCGCAGATGCTGGACCGTCTGCGGCGTGAGGACCTGGGTGCCCTGCGGATGCGCGACCGGATCTCTGCCGCCGTCCGCTTCCGGCTGGAGGCTGTCAGCGATAAGGAGGCCGTGCGCCGCGCCGCCACCCTGTTCGCCCTGCCGCAACACGGGGCTGAGGGCGCGCGCCTGATCTGGGGCACTGCCGATCACATCTGGACCGCGCTGGGCGATACGTCGGATGACATCAACTGGTATTCCAAACGCACCATCCTGTCGGGGGTCTATTCCTCGACCGTGCTCTACTGGCTGGGGGATGAATCGCCCGACCATGCCGAGACATGGGACTTCCTCGATCGACGCATCGACAACGTGATGCAGGTGGAACAGGTGAAGGTAGCTGTCAACAAAAGCCCCTTCCTGCGCACCGTCTTTGCCGGGCCGATCTGGGCCATGGGTAAGGTGCGCGCCCCCCTGCGACCTGCGCGCGATGACCTGCCCGGCGGCTTCGCGCGCGCGCGCTGA
- a CDS encoding DNA polymerase III subunit gamma/tau: MNSDNAGGQGQTEADAKPGAYQVLARKYRPETFADLIGQDAMVRTLRNAFAADRIAHAFVMTGIRGTGKTTTARIIAKGLNCIGADGNGGPTTEPCGVCEHCTAIASGRHVDVLEMDAASRTGVGDIREIIDSVAYRAASARYKIYIIDEVHMLSNSAFNALLKTLEEPPAHVKFIFATTEIRKVPVTVLSRCQRFDLRRIEPEVMMDHLARIALAEGGEITRDALALITRAAEGSVRDAMSLLDQAISHGAGETGTEQVRAMLGLADRGRVLDLFDMILRGDAAGALSELSAQYADGADPLAVLRDLAEVTHWVSVTQVTPDAAEDPTIGPDERVRGQDMAGRLPMRVLTRMWQMLLKALEEVAHAPNAMMAAEMAIIRLTHVADLPAPEELLRKLQSGAGPVGGGGAGAGGGTSGGGARSHAGGSAPFGHGAPAASGGAAPAVQRGTGPEGRAEHHAISRSDGGSAPNSGGHSGGGAGGQTALATDPGPLAQYATFDDVVALIRARRDVQLLMEVETCLRLARFTPGRIEFEPTANAPRDLAQRLAQRLQGWTGARWAVSVVSSGGAETIATTRDAAEASAKSDAMALPLVQAVLAAFPTAKVVDVRPVETAAEAALVDALPEVEDEWDPFEEN, encoded by the coding sequence ATGAACAGCGACAACGCAGGCGGGCAGGGCCAGACGGAGGCAGACGCGAAACCCGGCGCCTATCAGGTGCTGGCGCGCAAATACCGGCCTGAAACCTTCGCCGACCTGATCGGACAGGATGCGATGGTGCGCACCCTGCGCAACGCGTTCGCCGCTGACCGCATCGCCCATGCTTTCGTGATGACCGGCATTCGCGGCACCGGCAAGACCACCACGGCGCGGATCATCGCCAAAGGGCTGAACTGTATCGGTGCGGACGGCAACGGCGGCCCTACCACCGAACCCTGCGGCGTGTGCGAGCATTGCACGGCCATTGCCTCGGGACGGCATGTGGATGTGCTGGAAATGGACGCGGCCTCGCGCACCGGGGTGGGGGACATCCGCGAGATCATTGATTCGGTGGCCTATCGCGCGGCCTCGGCCCGCTACAAGATCTATATCATCGACGAGGTTCACATGCTGTCCAACAGCGCGTTCAACGCGCTGCTGAAGACGCTGGAAGAACCGCCCGCCCATGTGAAATTCATCTTCGCGACCACAGAAATCCGCAAGGTGCCGGTCACGGTGCTGTCGCGCTGCCAGCGGTTCGACCTGCGCCGGATCGAGCCCGAGGTGATGATGGACCATTTGGCCCGCATCGCACTGGCCGAGGGCGGGGAGATCACCCGCGACGCGCTGGCACTGATCACGCGGGCCGCCGAAGGCTCGGTCCGTGACGCGATGAGCCTGCTGGATCAGGCGATCAGCCATGGCGCGGGTGAGACAGGGACCGAACAGGTGCGCGCCATGCTGGGCCTGGCCGACCGGGGGCGGGTGCTCGACCTGTTCGACATGATCCTGCGCGGCGATGCGGCGGGCGCGCTTTCGGAACTGTCAGCGCAATATGCAGACGGTGCCGACCCGCTGGCCGTGCTGCGCGATCTGGCTGAGGTGACGCATTGGGTCAGCGTGACCCAAGTGACGCCAGATGCCGCCGAGGACCCGACCATCGGCCCCGACGAACGCGTGCGTGGGCAGGATATGGCGGGGCGCCTGCCGATGCGGGTGTTGACGCGGATGTGGCAGATGCTGCTGAAGGCGCTGGAAGAGGTCGCGCATGCGCCCAATGCCATGATGGCCGCCGAAATGGCCATCATCCGTCTGACCCATGTGGCGGATCTGCCCGCGCCGGAAGAATTGTTGCGCAAACTGCAATCGGGCGCGGGCCCGGTGGGCGGCGGCGGTGCCGGCGCTGGCGGCGGGACGAGCGGCGGGGGCGCGCGCAGCCATGCGGGGGGATCTGCGCCCTTTGGGCACGGCGCGCCTGCGGCGAGCGGGGGCGCTGCACCTGCGGTGCAGCGCGGCACGGGCCCCGAGGGGCGCGCGGAACATCATGCGATATCGCGTTCGGATGGCGGGTCGGCTCCCAATTCCGGCGGGCATTCCGGTGGCGGGGCAGGCGGACAGACCGCCTTGGCAACCGACCCCGGGCCGCTGGCGCAATACGCGACCTTTGACGATGTGGTCGCCCTGATCCGCGCGCGGCGGGATGTGCAACTGCTGATGGAGGTGGAAACCTGCCTTCGTCTGGCCCGTTTCACCCCCGGGCGCATCGAATTCGAGCCGACGGCCAATGCCCCGCGCGACCTCGCGCAGCGGCTGGCGCAGCGGCTACAGGGGTGGACCGGGGCGCGCTGGGCGGTCTCGGTCGTCTCGTCGGGTGGGGCAGAGACCATCGCCACCACCCGCGATGCCGCCGAGGCCAGCGCGAAATCGGACGCCATGGCGCTGCCGCTGGTGCAGGCGGTGCTGGCGGCCTTCCCAACGGCAAAGGTTGTCGATGTCCGCCCTGTCGAGACGGCGGCCGAAGCGGCGCTTGTTGACGCGCTGCCAGAGGTGGAAGATGAATGGGACCCGTTTGAGGAAAATTGA